In Planococcus versutus, the DNA window AACGCGAAGAACTTCTAAAAGAACGTGCACGCGCTATTCAATTAAGTGGTGGATCAGTAGACTACATAGATGTACTTTTGGGTGCAAATAGTTTTGTTGATTTTATTGATCGCTTTTCAGCAGTCAACATCTTAATCGAAGCAGATCGTGAAATTATGCGTGAGCAGGCAGCTGACAAAAAATTGCTTGCCGAGCAAAAAGCGGAAGTAGAAACAAAATTGGCCGAGCAAGAAGCTGCTAAAGCTACATTGGTTCAATTGAAAAATTCATTAGATGCTCAGAAAAACGAGCAAACTCAACTTGAAAAAGAGTTAAAAACTGAACAACAACGTCTAGCTAAAGATAAGTCAGCACTTGAATCAGAACACAACAAAACTATGAACATTAGTGCAGAACTTGAGAAAAAAATTGGCGCAGAGCAAGCGCGTCTTGCAGAAGTCGCACGTAAAGCTGAAGAAGCGCGTTTGGCTAAAGAAGCCGCTGCACGTAAAGCTGAAGCTCAGCGTCAAGCCGCTGCACAAGCTGAAGCAAATGCTGCACAAGCAGCATCAGCAAAAGCCACTGCAGCTTCTAATGCTGCATCAGCTGCATCAGTTGCATCAGTTGCATCAACACCAGCCAAAGCACCTGTACAAGCTGTAGCTTCTAATGCAGGTAGTTCAACATTCATTTTGCCTGCTTCTGGACGCTTTACTTCTGGCTTTGGTGGACGTGACATTGGAGTAGGCGCAGAGTCTCATCTTGGAATGGATATTGCCAACTCAACAGGAACACCAATTGTTGCTGCTGCAAGCGGAGTTGTTTCGCACGCAGGGAATATGGGTGGTTACGGAAATGTTGTCATCATTACTCATTCAATTAATGGTCAAACTCATTCAACCGTCTACGGACATATGAGCTCGATCAATGTATCTGTTGGACAATCCGTATCACAAGGTCAACAAGTTGGTGGCATGGGTAACACAGGTCGCTCAACCGGTACACATCTTCATTTTGAAATTCATGTAGGACCATGGAATGGCGCACGATCAAACGCAGTCAACCCAGCTCCTTACGTTCGATAATAGACAAAAAACCCGACTTCTCAAATGAGAAGTCGGGTTTTTCTTTTTCTTCAAGTTGTTAAAGTTAAAAAGTCATTACCTAGTCGTAACATAAGTATAAATTACGAAGAATACCAGCAGTTCACTCAATAAAACTATTTCTTCAACAGGAATCAACAAATTAAAGATTAAAAACACTACTAAAATAGAAATAAAGAATAGTAAATGCCATACTTGCAATCGATGTTCCGGCATACGGTATTTATGGAAAACCACTGTTGTCGATAAGAAATAAACAAAAGCCGTTCCAAACGTTAGCAGTAATAGGAAGCTTGGATCTACTTTATACAAATAACTCATCCGAATGACAGCGGCGAACAAGCTCATGGACATTAAAATAAATAAATGACCATATATGATGATTTGACCAGAAGTGCGAATTTCTTTATCAATTTTCTTTTCAAGGTTATCGAAATATTGCCACCACATGGCAATGATCAATAGAAATGCTAAGAAAATAATGGATACTTCACTCCATAAAAATCCTTCTGTTTCAAATATGGCGACAAGGCTAACAATCGATTCTCCAAATAAGATTATTGTTAATAAGCCAAATCGTTCTAATAAATGCGGCGTATTAACCGGAACTTTTTTCAAGTGTTTTCGGCTTAAGATAGGGACTAAAATGTCTACAAAAATACCTAAATACAAGAAGAAATACCGAATCCAAGAATCGAAAAATAAAGATAACAGCGAGATGGTTATACCGATTAAAAAGCCATATCCTAGTCTTTTAGCCACTTGGTACTCTTCACCATGCACTTCACGCATCGTGTACAAGTATTGGATAGATGTTACTAAACGAACACCTATATAGCCGATTAAAAATGGCATGTAATAGCTATCAAAGTCAGGTGATAAACTTGCCGTCAGTACGACCATGAAAAACATTTGTAAAATCATAAATAAGCGATGGGATAATCTATCTTCTCCGAAGCGATTGGTATACAGTGTGTGACCTACCCATGACCACCAAATCGGGATAAATATAAGGACAAACTTTAAAAGAAATTCTATAGGAATTACTCCGTCTTCTAGATGGAGCAATACATGTGTTGCTTTTGCTATAGCGGCAACAAAAATTAAATCAAAAAATAGTTCTAACCACAATACGGGTTTGTGAGTCATTCGTTTTCACTCCTTACGTGCGTGAATTTATAATAAAATCCTTTAGTTCTCTTAAAATTATATAGTTTTTACAAAGGATCCGCATTGCTCCTTTGTAATTTAGTTTTCACCTTCTTTTAATGAGCGAAACTAAAGGGCTAAACGATTTGATTTTCGTTTAGCCCCCAGCTACAACCCATATAGAATTCAATCGC includes these proteins:
- a CDS encoding murein hydrolase activator EnvC family protein, whose amino-acid sequence is MNRTSKFLTVVLSSVLALTMFLPSANADTLTDLQKQKQEVQQKQSELNSGIQQKAGEISQNQTTLEKIIAKIRELDNQIIETQTEIDVAQAEIDQTKVEIDKLRKSIEELERKIAEREELLKERARAIQLSGGSVDYIDVLLGANSFVDFIDRFSAVNILIEADREIMREQAADKKLLAEQKAEVETKLAEQEAAKATLVQLKNSLDAQKNEQTQLEKELKTEQQRLAKDKSALESEHNKTMNISAELEKKIGAEQARLAEVARKAEEARLAKEAAARKAEAQRQAAAQAEANAAQAASAKATAASNAASAASVASVASTPAKAPVQAVASNAGSSTFILPASGRFTSGFGGRDIGVGAESHLGMDIANSTGTPIVAAASGVVSHAGNMGGYGNVVIITHSINGQTHSTVYGHMSSINVSVGQSVSQGQQVGGMGNTGRSTGTHLHFEIHVGPWNGARSNAVNPAPYVR
- a CDS encoding low temperature requirement protein A: MTHKPVLWLELFFDLIFVAAIAKATHVLLHLEDGVIPIEFLLKFVLIFIPIWWSWVGHTLYTNRFGEDRLSHRLFMILQMFFMVVLTASLSPDFDSYYMPFLIGYIGVRLVTSIQYLYTMREVHGEEYQVAKRLGYGFLIGITISLLSLFFDSWIRYFFLYLGIFVDILVPILSRKHLKKVPVNTPHLLERFGLLTIILFGESIVSLVAIFETEGFLWSEVSIIFLAFLLIIAMWWQYFDNLEKKIDKEIRTSGQIIIYGHLFILMSMSLFAAVIRMSYLYKVDPSFLLLLTFGTAFVYFLSTTVVFHKYRMPEHRLQVWHLLFFISILVVFLIFNLLIPVEEIVLLSELLVFFVIYTYVTTR